The Rhizoctonia solani chromosome 4, complete sequence genome contains a region encoding:
- a CDS encoding Lipase, with translation MADFELPYLGEGLDRNEPIMVGSSDDEEDNIQHRRTRRLGGPHGTPIPHRRPDGGLRIFSPAPVLPPIPSYGGLPLFAHLPPFARTRAPEPDPEPYDVRMTHASVRPRLGFTFDFEQPEEEEQEEVGKPFVPLKPRARTPVKFKQTIEIPDSPPLRATADLEVKGKGKEVETEEFSAATAAAGDVRHKEIIEIYSDDEDEDKDGGEMVSVPSSSQHPPGPTTKITSLLICAGCRRPLRTGGDRLWALRCGHMIDSRCYSAFSRPLSARLDPPVGAPLLDGGYPHKRRKTGKGKGKPAVEVHEWKCPVKDCAKVHKSERTEDGEWVPTKDHGAIKVFI, from the exons ATGGCTGACTTTGAATTACCGTATCTTGGAGAAGGGCTGGACAGAAATGAGCCTATTATGGTTGGCTCGagtgatgatgaggaagataATATCCAGCATAGGCGAACGAGGAGACTGGGTGGTCCTCATG GCACACCCATACCTCATCGTCGTCCCGATGGGGGACTACGAATATTCTCCCCCGCGCCTGTTCTCCCGCCTATTCC GTCCTACGGGGGACTACCCTTGTTCGCCCATCTCCCGCCCTTTGCGCGCACGAGAGCACCCGAACCGGACCCCGAGCCGTACGATGTCCGGATGACCCATGCGAGCGTCCGACCTCGACTGGGATTCACATTTGATTTCGAGCAGcctgaagaagaagaacaagaagaGGTGGGGAAGCCGTTTGTGCCTCTCAAGCCTCGAGCGAGGACGCCGGTCAAGTTTAAGCAGACGATCGAGATTCCGGATTCTCCGCCTTTACGAGCGACAGCCGACCTCGAGGTGAAGGGAAAGGGGAAAGAGGTCGAAACTGAGGAGTTTTCTGCTGctactgctgctgctggagaTGTGCGACACAAGGAGATTATTGAGATTTATTCcgatgacgaggacgaggacaaGGATGGCGGCGAGATGGTGTCTGTTCCGTCGAGTTCCCAGCATCCTCCCGGCCCAACGACCAAGATCACGTCGCTCTTGATTTGCGCTGGGTGTAGGCGACCGTTGCGGACGGGCGGAGACAGGTTATGGGCCCTTCGATGCGGGCATATGATTGATTCGAGATGTTATTCTGCCTTTTCCCGACCCCTGTCTGCACGTCTCGATCCTCCTGTCGGTGCTCCCCTCCTCGACGGTGGTTATCCCCATAAACGACGAAAGACGGGCAAGGGAAAGGGAAAACCTGCGGTTGAAGTGCACGAGTGGAAGTGTCCCGTCAAGGACTGTGCTAAAGTACACAAGAGCGAACGGACCGAGGATGGAGAGTGGGTTCCCACCAAGGACCATGGAGCCATCAAGGTGTTTATATGA
- a CDS encoding cytochrome P450 family protein, whose product MASPTPENEQLAKPTFKSIYGYDFKNEQDPFFVNGIQASLNLLDASIMSNFLVNLFPTLSKVPDWFPGTAWKRTARKWREQKNCAVNAPYEWAKQRIVTGDFEPSILSALLNDNESGPASSISEDQENELKQLVYGLFIAGTDTTAAGLMNFIAAMVCNPEAQVKAQAEIDSVIGYATRLPTISDEAHLPYVRNLILEVSRWLPIGPTGGPPHVCSEDNVYQGYDIEKGTMIIGNLWAMSRDETVYENPESFEPERFTDPKTPPLPGFGWGRRKCPGMHFAEASLFFVISSLLTTFTFSGKKDENGKEIIPNIEVAHNSLVIPLKPFEFELRARSEKHRQLIIENIPQD is encoded by the exons ATGGCGTCGCCAACGCCGGAGAATGAACAGCTGGCTAAAC CCACCTTTAAATCGATCTACGGATACGATTTCAAAAATGAGCAGGACCCGTTCTTTGTAAATGGCATTCAAGCCTCGCTCAACCTCCTTGATGCCTCAATAATGAGCA ATTTTTTGGTCAACTTATTTCCAACTCTTTCCAAAGTCCCTGATTGGTTTCCCGGCACTGCCTGGAAACGCACCGCTCGGAAATGGAGGGAGCAGAAAAATTGCGCAGTTAACGCTCCATATGAGTGGGCTAAACAGAGAATT GTGACCGGTGACTTTGAGCCTTCCATACTTAGCGCATTGCTAAACGACAATGAATCTGGTCCTGCATCATCGATATCCGAGGATCAAGAAAATGAACTGAAGCAGCTCGTATATGGTCTATTTATTG CTGGCACGGATACG ACGGCTGCTGGCCTTATGAACTTCATCGCAGCAATGGTCTGCAACCCTGAAGCTCAAGTTAAAGCTCAAGCAGAAATAGACTCCGTGATAGGCTATGCAACTAGGCTCCCAACAATATCAGACGAAGCTCATTTGCCTTATGTCCGTAACCTAATCCTTGAAGTTTCTCGTTGGTTACCCATAGGACCTACAG GAGGGCCCCCTCATGTGTGCTCCGAGGATAACGTCTATCAAGGTTATGATATTGAGAAGGGGACAATGAT AATAGGAAATCTTTG GGCAATGAGTCGGGATGAAACTGTCTATGAGAACCCCGAAAGCTTTGAGCCTGAGAGATTCACCGATCCAAAAACCCCTCCTCTTCCTGGGTTCGGATGGGGTAGACG TAAGTGCCCTGGGATGCATTTCGCAGAAGCATCGCTCTTTTTTGTGATATCATCACTTCTCACGACCTTCACCTTTTCTGGTAAGAAGGATGAAAACGGGAAGGAAATAATTCCAAATATAGAGGTCGCTCACAACAGTTTAGTCAT TCCACTCAAACCATTCGAGTTTGAACTTCGAGCTCGGTCCGAGAAACACCGTCAACTCATTATTGAGAATATTCCTCAAGATTAA
- a CDS encoding iron-sulfur cluster assembly scaffold protein: MFSVARTAIRQRTIAAPVVPAVSRRLYHEKVISHYERPRNVGSMPKNDADVGTGLVGAPACGDVMKLQIRVDENGIISDVKFKTFGCGSAIASSSYMTERVKGLSLEEAGKIKNTEIAKELSLPPVKLHCSMLAEDAIRSAIRDYRSKRSKMANPQKPGFIDVSQSAATGETVATAHPGQA, from the exons ATGTTTTCTGTTGCTCGCACTGCGATCCGTCAGCGCACGATTGCTGCTCCTGTTGTCCCTGCTGTGAGCCGGAGATTGTATCACGAAAAGGTTATCTCGCACTATGAACGGCCCAGAAAT GTAGGGTCGATGCCCAAGAACGATGCCGACGTTGGAACAGGACTTGTCGGTGCTCCCGC ATGCGGAGACGTCATGAAGCTCCAAATCCGCGTTGACGAAAA TGGAATTATCTCAGACGTCAAGTTCAAGACGTTTGGGTGCGGATCGGCGATTGCGAGTTCATCGTACATGACCGAGCGCGTCAAGGGGCTGAGCCTTGAAGAGGCTGGGAAAATTAAAAATACGGAGATTGCGAAAGAGTTGAGCTTGCCGCCTGTCAAGTTGCATTGCTCCA TGCTTGCCGAAGACGCCATTCGTTCTGCGATTCGCGATTACCGGAGCAAAAGGTCCAAGATGGCCAACCCTCAAAAGCCAG GATTTATTGATGTTTCGCAGAGTGCTGCCACTGGCGAGACTGTAGCGACTGCTCACCCGGGCCAGGCCTAA
- a CDS encoding endoribonuclease L-PSP protein, with the protein MSTIEKLNTEKNGQHKHILSHATKIPGLIFLSGQTPVDVNGSVVPGGIKEHTAQCINNLGNVLEASGSSWEKVVKVNVYLKNMDDFAQMNEIYSELLPTPKPARTCIQAAKLPNDVDVEIEAIATYYSAYVAIAVIRLVDYQLTIACHRYWLSLGYLLSYPTYAPAQ; encoded by the exons ATGTCGACAATAGAAAAGCTGAATACCGAGAAGAACGGACAGCACAAGCATATACTGT CTCATGCGACCAAGATTCCCGGTCTCATCTTTCTGTCTGGACAAACGCCCGTGGATGTGAATGGGAGCGTCGTCCCGGGCGGAATCAAAGAGCATACA GCGCAATGCATCAATAATCTCGGAAACGTTCTCGAAGCTTCCGGGTCATCTTGGGAAAAAGTCGTCAAAGTCAACGTGTATTTGAAGAACATGGACGATTTCGCGCAGATGAACGAGATTTATAGTGAG TTGCTTCCTACGCCCAAGCCAGCACGTACGTGTATCCAAGCTGCTAAACTGCCGAACGATGTGGATGTGGAAATCGAGGCGATTGCGACTTATTA CTCTGCATATGTCGCTATTGCTGTCATTA GGCTTGTGGACTACCAGTTGACTATTGCTTGTCATCGCTATTGGCTCTCATTGGGGTATCTCTTGTCGTATCCTACATACGCTCCGGCTCAGTGA
- a CDS encoding Lipase → MLLSWLLLALGWSSGLALEFSLRHVHHAHPETGRILWNDVDPISHISGYETEYTHTIETRHLTVQKPASFERWSEWRTKRRRVPSTLYSPLHTPDWKSYETIGPATDKRETLLALAKMTNNAYFKDSALVGWYDLGGNWTNDHSIGYDPSTSGFRGHVFLSSDNQTVVLSIKGTSAIVFGGSATVVQDKLNDNFLGGSLASLMGATFGAPVVAFEAPGEKMAAQRLHLPISNDLSYITHVYNTADPIPAGACTGPASICYQGGYALETRCHLGTTIVYDTLSQLHWSSNIRAHFINTIIDQLLDEDWSTKVKRSRKSKFPWPWVGAAPDEDEDGEKVIEVPKPAPEVDCVECFNWEYGDFPEV, encoded by the exons ATGCTCTTGTCTTGGCTTTTATTAGCGCTAGGATGGTCCTCTGGTCTGGCTTTGGAGTTTTCACTCAGACATGTGCACCACGCGCATCCCGAGACGGGACGAATCCTTTGGAACGACGTTGATCCTATTTCTCACATCTCTGGCTATGAGACCGAGTACACACACACGATCGAGACTAGACATCTTACCGTTCAGAAACCCGCCTCGTTTGAAAGATGGAGCGAGTGGAGGACCAAGCGCCGACGGGTGCCTAGCACACTGTATTCCCCGTTGCATACGCCCGACTGGAAGTCCTATGAAACGATCGGCCCGGCGACGGATAAACGAGAGACGTTGCTCGCTCTGGCTAAAATGACAAATAACGCTTATTTCAAGGATAGTGCCCTTGTTGGGTGGTATGATCTGGGCGGGAACTGGACCAAC GACCACAGTATAGGCTACGACCCGTCCACATCCGGATTCCGGGGCCACGTCTTTCTCTCCTCGGACAACCAAACCGTCGTGCTCTCGATCAAGGGCACGTCCGCGATCGTATTCGGCGGGAGCGCGACGGTCGTGCAGGATAAACTCAACGACAACTT TCTTGGAGGGAGTCTTGCTTCGCTCATGGGAGCGACGTTTGGTGCGCCTGTTGTGGCTTTCGAGGCGCCTGGTGAAAAGATGGCTGCTCAGAGACTACATTTACCTATTTCT AACGACTTGTCGTATATTACGCATGTGTATAATACGGCCGATCCTATTCCTGCG GGAGCATGTACCGGTCCGGCCTCGATTTGTTATCAAGGCGGATATGCTCTTGAAACGAG ATGCCATCTCGGGACAACCATCGTATACGACACGTTGAGTCAACTACACTGGTCATCCAACATCCGCGCGCACTTTATAAACACAATCATCGACCAACTGCTGGACGAGGACTGGAGTACCAAGGTCAAAAGGTCAAGAAAGTCGAAGTTTCCTTGGCCGTGGGTTGGTGCTGCCCcggacgaagacgaggacggCGAAAAGGTGATTGAAGTTCCAAAGCCTGCGCCCGAAGTCGACTGTGTGGAATGTTTTAATTGGGAGTATGGGGATTTTCCAGAGGTGTGA